The following proteins are co-located in the Parafannyhessea umbonata genome:
- a CDS encoding 2-hydroxyacyl-CoA dehydratase subunit D, translated as MPDDSRGAQLIGRFGQLVDDQIEKNPLRARRMLLAAFKAERLRTRVLPRRELLPSGQLDNRLTLEGVVGALEHPDRMALTSMFMPSEIFHAMGLYPVIAEAIGDFFSGAQAEQGFVTAAEQRSVPESYCSYHKVLVGATAAGVIAAPRLIANCSVACDANNLTFKWLARRLDAPHVYVDVPYDPSEDAVRYVAEELRELASATQDAFGRRLNEDALRACVGRSLRALDVMEKSLPLRRGRAMQTSMTVEMMRSCSMHMLLGTPQVDALMDLVQAEIPAQTRPFAGLNLLWCHSMPYFSVPLQKAVDHSPLAQIVASEMCFDQWRPDGWRHGADEPYLAMAERLVYNSYNGPAKRRVARLVDLAQKTHADGAVVFCHWGCKETLGASQLMKSALEEARFPTLVLDGDGCARRNMPEGQVATRVQAYLEMLQAGRRS; from the coding sequence ATGCCGGACGACTCCCGCGGCGCCCAGCTCATAGGCCGCTTTGGCCAGCTGGTGGACGACCAGATAGAGAAGAACCCCCTGCGCGCCCGCAGGATGCTTTTGGCCGCGTTCAAGGCGGAGCGCCTGCGCACGCGCGTGCTGCCGCGGCGCGAGCTGTTGCCCTCGGGCCAGCTGGACAACCGCCTCACGCTCGAGGGCGTGGTCGGCGCGCTGGAGCACCCGGACCGCATGGCCCTCACGTCCATGTTCATGCCGAGCGAGATCTTCCACGCCATGGGCCTGTACCCCGTGATCGCGGAGGCCATTGGCGACTTCTTCAGCGGCGCGCAGGCGGAGCAGGGCTTTGTGACCGCGGCGGAGCAGCGCTCCGTGCCGGAGTCCTACTGCAGCTACCACAAGGTGCTCGTGGGAGCCACGGCCGCCGGCGTCATCGCGGCGCCCCGGCTCATCGCAAACTGCTCCGTCGCGTGCGACGCCAACAACCTCACGTTCAAGTGGCTCGCGCGGCGGCTGGACGCGCCCCACGTGTACGTGGACGTGCCGTACGACCCATCCGAGGACGCCGTCCGCTACGTGGCGGAAGAGCTTCGCGAGCTCGCGTCCGCAACGCAGGACGCGTTTGGCCGCAGGCTCAACGAGGACGCCTTGCGCGCGTGCGTCGGCCGCAGCCTGCGCGCGCTCGACGTTATGGAGAAGAGCCTGCCCCTGCGCCGCGGCCGCGCCATGCAGACGAGCATGACCGTCGAGATGATGCGCTCGTGCTCCATGCACATGCTCTTGGGCACGCCGCAGGTGGACGCCCTCATGGACCTGGTGCAGGCGGAAATCCCCGCCCAGACGCGCCCGTTTGCGGGCCTGAACCTCCTGTGGTGCCACTCCATGCCGTACTTCAGCGTGCCGCTGCAGAAGGCGGTTGACCACTCGCCCCTGGCGCAGATAGTCGCGAGCGAGATGTGCTTCGACCAGTGGCGCCCGGACGGCTGGCGCCACGGCGCGGACGAGCCGTACCTCGCCATGGCGGAACGCCTGGTGTACAACAGCTACAACGGCCCCGCCAAGCGCCGCGTCGCACGCCTGGTCGACCTTGCCCAGAAGACCCACGCGGACGGCGCCGTCGTGTTCTGCCACTGGGGCTGCAAGGAGACCCTCGGCGCGTCGCAGCTCATGAAGTCCGCGCTCGAGGAGGCGAGATTTCCCACCCTCGTGCTGGACGGCGACGGCTGCGCCCGTCGCAACATGCCGGAGGGGCAGGTGGCCACGCGCGTGCAGGCCTACCTCGAGATGCTGCAAGCGGGGAGAAGATCATGA
- a CDS encoding insulinase family protein, with amino-acid sequence MLQEEKNAATPACGAVAPYTKADPSLAPGTRHAGFTVTDVLPLPELSGTAYVMRHDATGARAMWIAVDDNEKSFSIAFKTPPANSTGVFHILEHSVLCGSDRFPVKEPFVNLLKTSMQTFLNALTFPDKTMYPVASTNAADLKNLVDVYLDAVLHPAIYRRPRIFEQEGWHLELQDADGKAAAPEDPDARLAYNGVVFNEMKGALSDPDEVLFEAVNQSLFPDTPYRFESGGDPRHIPELSYEEFLDTHARHYNLANSYTILYGNLDIEDMLAFVGSRFDAATDRGAGAPNPLPLQAPVRAPFRQVTMATAPENASVGLAYVIGCAADRERVLATDVLLDALAGSNEAPLKRAVLDADLGDDFTATLVDGELQPQVLFQLKGAKPGVARRFRQLVEDTCARLAADGIDRTKLEASLAQGEFNLREGDWGSYADGVALSMQAMSSWLYDDARPVDYLRYEDQMAHMRAGLGNGYFERLLRELVCDSPHSCEVELVPAEEGAGAAEKDELLARQRAMTPEDLAAVAREVEALRREQEAPDSPEALATLPRLTTADIGPAPTDAPLQRMDAPLPCLYHDLPTHRIDYAYLYFDLGALDFADLPYVGVLTDLLGKLDTADHTASELDTLIEANLGNLDFFAETYGHDDDLAFADPKLVVAESALSENVAALATIAPEVWSRTSFADADRMLAILTQRRILLAQHFVNSGHSSAMAQLTGLYSKVSVATNAMGGVEYYLFLKDLLAHWDERKAGLSERLGRIARKVFSADNVHVSFTGPREDCERFWQEAGTLGLQPAPDATATRRLLIPDPRPRNLFFSIPSNVCFVAEGTAPSALDRGTVGAWTVASRMLSFDYLWNEVRVKGGAYGTGFRHTTTGLQQYWSFRDPGIAGTLRRYEGAASWMAGWPGTADELDGYVVSVVASHDAPAKSRSIARRQDGEFFSARPATWRDEVRAQELAVTADDVRALAPSMRQLAADHAVVVFGPRQKAAESGLDFEVVDLMDPQPADDAGEGGE; translated from the coding sequence ATGTTGCAAGAAGAGAAGAACGCCGCCACGCCCGCATGCGGAGCCGTGGCACCCTACACCAAGGCCGACCCCAGCCTGGCGCCCGGCACGCGCCACGCCGGCTTTACCGTGACGGACGTGCTGCCGCTGCCGGAGCTTTCCGGCACCGCCTACGTCATGCGCCACGACGCCACGGGCGCCCGCGCCATGTGGATCGCCGTGGACGACAACGAGAAGTCCTTCTCCATAGCGTTCAAGACGCCGCCCGCCAACAGCACGGGCGTGTTCCACATTTTGGAGCACTCCGTCCTGTGCGGCAGCGATCGCTTCCCGGTGAAGGAGCCGTTCGTGAACCTGCTGAAGACGTCCATGCAGACGTTTTTGAACGCGCTTACGTTCCCGGACAAGACGATGTACCCCGTGGCGTCCACCAACGCCGCGGACCTGAAGAACCTGGTGGACGTGTACCTGGACGCGGTGCTCCACCCCGCCATCTACCGTCGGCCGCGCATCTTCGAGCAGGAGGGCTGGCACCTGGAGCTTCAGGACGCAGACGGGAAGGCGGCCGCTCCGGAAGACCCGGATGCGCGCCTTGCGTACAACGGCGTCGTCTTCAACGAGATGAAGGGCGCCCTGAGCGACCCGGACGAGGTGCTGTTTGAGGCCGTGAACCAGAGCCTGTTTCCGGACACGCCGTACCGCTTCGAGTCCGGCGGCGACCCCCGCCACATTCCGGAGCTTTCGTACGAGGAGTTTCTGGACACGCACGCACGCCACTACAACCTGGCGAACAGCTACACCATCCTGTACGGCAACCTGGACATAGAGGACATGCTCGCGTTTGTGGGCAGCCGCTTCGACGCGGCGACGGACCGCGGCGCCGGCGCGCCAAACCCGCTGCCGCTGCAGGCTCCCGTGCGCGCGCCGTTTAGGCAGGTCACCATGGCCACCGCGCCGGAGAACGCCAGCGTGGGCCTTGCGTACGTCATTGGGTGCGCGGCGGACCGCGAGCGCGTGCTCGCCACGGACGTGCTGCTGGACGCGCTCGCGGGCTCGAACGAGGCGCCGCTCAAGCGCGCGGTGCTCGACGCGGACCTCGGCGACGACTTCACGGCGACCCTCGTGGACGGCGAGCTGCAGCCGCAGGTGCTGTTCCAGCTGAAGGGCGCGAAGCCCGGCGTGGCCAGGCGCTTTCGCCAGCTGGTAGAGGACACGTGTGCAAGGCTCGCGGCAGACGGGATCGACCGCACGAAGCTCGAGGCGTCGCTTGCCCAGGGAGAGTTCAACCTGCGCGAGGGCGACTGGGGCTCGTACGCGGACGGCGTGGCGCTGTCCATGCAGGCGATGTCCAGCTGGCTGTACGACGACGCCCGCCCCGTGGACTACCTGCGCTACGAAGATCAGATGGCCCACATGCGCGCCGGCCTGGGCAACGGCTACTTCGAGCGCCTGCTGCGCGAGCTGGTGTGCGACTCGCCCCACAGCTGCGAGGTGGAGCTGGTGCCGGCGGAGGAGGGCGCGGGCGCGGCCGAGAAGGACGAGCTCCTTGCCCGCCAGCGCGCCATGACGCCAGAGGACCTTGCGGCCGTGGCCCGCGAGGTCGAGGCGCTGCGCCGCGAGCAGGAGGCACCGGACAGCCCGGAGGCCCTGGCCACGCTGCCGCGCCTCACCACGGCCGACATCGGCCCCGCGCCCACGGACGCGCCGCTGCAGCGGATGGACGCCCCTCTCCCCTGCCTGTACCACGACCTGCCCACGCACCGGATCGACTACGCGTACCTGTACTTCGACCTCGGCGCGCTCGACTTTGCGGACCTCCCGTACGTCGGCGTGCTCACGGACCTGCTGGGCAAGCTCGACACGGCTGACCACACGGCAAGCGAGCTCGACACGCTCATCGAGGCGAACCTAGGCAACCTGGACTTCTTCGCAGAGACGTACGGCCACGACGACGACCTTGCGTTTGCGGACCCCAAGCTCGTGGTGGCAGAGAGCGCGCTTTCCGAGAACGTGGCCGCACTCGCAACCATCGCGCCGGAGGTGTGGTCGCGCACGAGCTTCGCGGACGCGGACCGCATGCTCGCCATCCTGACGCAGCGACGCATCCTGCTGGCGCAGCACTTCGTGAACAGCGGCCACTCCAGCGCGATGGCGCAGCTCACGGGCCTGTATTCCAAGGTGTCCGTCGCCACGAACGCCATGGGCGGCGTGGAGTACTACCTGTTCCTCAAGGATCTTCTCGCCCACTGGGACGAGCGCAAGGCAGGGCTTTCCGAACGCCTGGGGCGCATCGCGCGCAAGGTGTTCAGCGCGGACAACGTGCACGTGAGCTTCACGGGCCCGCGCGAGGACTGCGAGCGCTTCTGGCAGGAGGCTGGCACGCTCGGCCTTCAGCCCGCGCCGGACGCAACCGCGACGCGGCGGCTCTTGATCCCAGACCCGCGGCCCAGGAACCTGTTCTTCTCCATCCCCTCCAACGTGTGCTTCGTGGCGGAGGGCACGGCGCCGTCCGCCCTCGACCGCGGCACCGTGGGCGCGTGGACCGTCGCCTCGCGCATGCTGAGCTTCGACTACCTGTGGAACGAGGTCCGCGTCAAGGGCGGCGCGTACGGCACGGGGTTCCGCCACACCACCACGGGCCTGCAGCAGTACTGGTCGTTCCGTGACCCGGGCATCGCCGGCACGCTTCGGCGCTACGAGGGCGCTGCCAGCTGGATGGCCGGCTGGCCCGGCACGGCGGACGAGCTCGACGGCTATGTCGTGAGCGTCGTCGCCAGCCACGACGCCCCCGCAAAGTCCCGCTCGATCGCCCGCAGGCAGGACGGCGAGTTCTTCTCGGCCAGGCCCGCGACATGGCGCGACGAGGTGCGCGCCCAGGAGCTTGCCGTCACGGCAGACGACGTGCGCGCGCTTGCGCCGTCCATGCGCCAGCTTGCGGCAGACCACGCAGTCGTCGTGTTTGGCCCCAGGCAGAAGGCGGCGGAGTCCGGGCTCGACTTCGAGGTCGTGGACCTCATGGACCCGCAGCCCGCGGACGACGCGGGCGAGGGCGGGGAGTAG
- a CDS encoding DMT family transporter produces MARHGMIPSEQVDKDIRQGGVRAVARRALGRAASARAHAGEKGSGLGRGIALALLGATLWGVNGTLSKVLMGRYGVDPLWFACVRELTACWLFLGMGYATSPNRLRGVLHDGRSLLSIAGIAIGSILFSQVAYLEAIDWTNSATATILQSLCTVIVMAYVCVVNRRGPRRREVAGLVLAIAGTYLVATGGNPAALALPPQGLAWGLGCALAAAILAIQPIKMIARWGNFAVNGLAFLMSGLVLSVVYQPWNHMPVLDAFGVLLLAASVVFGTFGAYALYLQGVKEVGSVRGAMLGTMEPVMATVTSVAFLGAHFSPMDLLGFAMIIVMVFLTA; encoded by the coding sequence GTGGCACGGCATGGCATGATCCCCTCCGAGCAGGTGGATAAGGACATACGGCAGGGTGGCGTCCGCGCGGTCGCGCGCAGGGCGCTTGGCAGGGCGGCCTCCGCGCGGGCGCACGCGGGCGAGAAGGGCTCCGGCCTTGGCCGCGGCATCGCCCTGGCGCTTCTGGGCGCCACGCTCTGGGGCGTCAACGGCACGCTGTCGAAGGTGCTCATGGGTCGCTACGGGGTGGACCCACTGTGGTTTGCGTGCGTGAGGGAGCTCACGGCGTGCTGGCTGTTTCTGGGCATGGGCTACGCCACGTCGCCCAACCGCCTCAGGGGCGTGCTGCATGACGGCCGGTCGCTGCTGTCCATCGCGGGCATCGCCATCGGGTCCATCCTGTTCTCGCAGGTGGCGTACCTCGAGGCGATCGACTGGACCAACTCCGCCACCGCAACGATCCTGCAGAGCCTGTGCACCGTGATCGTGATGGCGTACGTGTGCGTCGTGAACCGGCGCGGGCCGCGCCGCAGGGAGGTCGCGGGCCTGGTGCTTGCCATCGCGGGCACCTACCTGGTGGCCACGGGCGGAAACCCCGCCGCGCTTGCGTTGCCGCCCCAGGGCCTGGCGTGGGGCCTTGGCTGCGCGCTCGCCGCGGCGATCCTTGCGATCCAGCCCATCAAGATGATCGCGCGCTGGGGCAACTTCGCCGTGAACGGGCTGGCGTTCCTCATGTCCGGACTCGTGCTCAGCGTCGTGTACCAGCCGTGGAACCACATGCCCGTGCTGGATGCGTTTGGCGTGCTGCTCCTTGCGGCGTCCGTCGTGTTCGGCACGTTCGGCGCGTACGCGCTCTACCTGCAGGGCGTGAAGGAGGTCGGCTCCGTGCGCGGTGCGATGCTCGGGACCATGGAGCCGGTCATGGCCACGGTCACGTCCGTCGCGTTTCTGGGGGCGCACTTCTCGCCCATGGACCTTCTGGGCTTCGCCATGATCATCGTGATGGTGTTCCTCACGGCATAG
- a CDS encoding coiled-coil domain-containing protein, with product MTRRPMRLAATVLVAGLLFGVGANALPTTAQADEASDLQAKVEQTSKDYNAATKHLEDVQADIDANQQKLDDLNAKMPELKREAASSINSSYKLSQSSNGLIDMLLSAENFNDLISAMNYLDIIAGKNYQAIDRLVEAREQAQEAQDKLTAQKTEAKAAQAKAEDAMNDAIAARKEAQQRAAKELAAQQAEAQKAVEDAEKAEKDGQTTFKTESGNTATIATPEAPQKSNDNAQKQDNATPSTPNTGAVTWSARDEFVKKWSGRIDAYLAGSPMAGHGKTFAEAAYDNGVDPRFSPAIANVESSKGLYCFKPHNAWGWGSSGWGDWDSAIRDHVAGLASGYGYTVSVSVAKKYCPPNWQFWYSAVLSNMNSI from the coding sequence ATGACACGAAGGCCGATGCGACTGGCGGCGACCGTCCTGGTTGCCGGGCTGCTGTTTGGCGTCGGGGCGAACGCGCTTCCCACGACCGCGCAGGCGGACGAGGCCTCTGACCTGCAAGCGAAGGTAGAGCAGACCAGCAAGGACTACAACGCCGCGACGAAGCACCTCGAGGACGTTCAGGCGGACATCGACGCGAACCAGCAGAAGCTGGACGACCTGAACGCGAAGATGCCGGAGCTGAAGCGCGAGGCCGCGAGCTCCATTAACTCGTCCTACAAGCTCTCGCAGTCGAGCAACGGCCTCATAGACATGCTGCTGTCCGCAGAGAACTTCAACGACCTGATAAGCGCCATGAACTACCTGGACATCATCGCGGGCAAGAACTACCAGGCAATCGACCGCCTGGTAGAGGCGCGCGAGCAGGCGCAGGAGGCTCAGGACAAGCTCACCGCACAGAAGACCGAGGCCAAGGCCGCACAGGCGAAGGCCGAGGACGCCATGAACGACGCCATCGCGGCGCGCAAGGAGGCGCAGCAGAGGGCCGCAAAGGAGCTTGCGGCGCAGCAGGCAGAGGCGCAGAAGGCCGTGGAGGACGCGGAAAAGGCCGAGAAGGACGGCCAGACCACGTTCAAGACCGAGTCCGGGAACACGGCGACCATCGCCACCCCAGAGGCCCCGCAGAAGAGCAACGACAACGCGCAGAAGCAGGACAACGCGACGCCGAGCACCCCGAACACGGGCGCCGTGACGTGGTCCGCGCGCGACGAGTTCGTGAAGAAGTGGTCCGGCCGCATCGACGCGTACCTCGCGGGCTCGCCCATGGCCGGGCACGGCAAGACGTTTGCCGAGGCAGCGTATGACAACGGCGTGGACCCGCGCTTCTCGCCCGCCATCGCGAACGTGGAGTCGAGCAAGGGCCTGTACTGCTTCAAGCCGCACAACGCGTGGGGCTGGGGCAGCTCCGGCTGGGGCGACTGGGACTCCGCCATCCGCGACCACGTGGCGGGGCTCGCCTCTGGCTACGGCTACACCGTGAGCGTCTCCGTCGCGAAGAAGTACTGCCCGCCCAACTGGCAGTTCTGGTACTCCGCAGTGTTGAGCAACATGAACAGCATCTAA
- a CDS encoding universal stress protein encodes MVTKYQDLGYNRILVALDGTEQQDEVLHRAIVVAANNNSELYIGHVIDSTALETAGTYPVDLVASLEKDFRDSIEDQVEAARKIESIKKVEVIVKAGRIRETLKDDMIDVIEPDLIICGARGLSSIKYALLGSISTFLTRNAKCDTLVLK; translated from the coding sequence ATGGTTACCAAGTATCAGGATCTGGGCTACAACAGGATTCTTGTGGCGCTGGACGGGACGGAGCAGCAGGACGAGGTCCTGCACCGCGCGATCGTGGTCGCGGCGAACAACAACTCCGAGCTCTACATTGGGCACGTGATCGACTCCACGGCGCTGGAGACCGCCGGGACCTACCCCGTGGACCTTGTGGCGAGCCTCGAGAAGGACTTCCGCGACTCCATCGAGGACCAGGTGGAGGCCGCACGCAAGATCGAGAGCATCAAGAAGGTCGAGGTGATCGTGAAGGCCGGTCGCATTCGCGAGACGCTGAAGGACGACATGATCGACGTGATCGAGCCGGACCTCATCATCTGCGGGGCGCGCGGGCTCTCTTCCATCAAGTACGCGCTGCTGGGGTCGATCAGCACGTTTTTGACCAGGAACGCCAAGTGCGACACGCTGGTGCTTAAGTAG
- a CDS encoding undecaprenyl-diphosphate phosphatase: MNIVELLKAALYGLVEGITEWLPVSSTGHMLLLSQFVTLDVTKDFWDMFLVVIQLGAILAVCVMFFGALNPFSRAKSTQERKGTWRLWGQIIVACLPAALVGIPLDDWMEDHLGSPFVIAAALVAYGIAFIVIETSREHKAERIAIERSFKARPQHFKPNSQPVAPSKAALADVDARVQSMGELGWGTAIGIGIFQVLSMVPGTSRSGSTIIGGLLLGCSRTVAAEFTFYLAIPVMVGASGLRLVKFFLKGNAFTSAELAILGVGCLVAFVVSILVIRFLMGFIKKHDFKPFGWYRIVLGVAVVAYFLIAR; encoded by the coding sequence TTGAACATCGTCGAACTTCTGAAGGCGGCCCTGTACGGGCTCGTCGAGGGCATCACGGAGTGGCTGCCCGTCTCGAGCACGGGACACATGCTCCTGCTCAGCCAGTTCGTGACGCTGGACGTCACCAAGGACTTCTGGGACATGTTCCTCGTCGTCATCCAGCTCGGCGCCATCCTCGCCGTGTGCGTCATGTTCTTCGGTGCGCTGAACCCGTTCTCCAGGGCGAAGTCCACGCAGGAGCGCAAGGGCACCTGGAGGCTGTGGGGGCAGATCATCGTCGCGTGCCTGCCTGCGGCCCTCGTCGGCATCCCGCTGGACGATTGGATGGAAGATCACCTCGGCAGCCCGTTCGTCATCGCGGCCGCGCTCGTCGCCTACGGCATCGCGTTCATCGTCATCGAGACCTCCCGTGAGCACAAGGCGGAGCGCATCGCGATCGAGAGGTCGTTCAAGGCCCGCCCGCAGCACTTCAAGCCCAACTCCCAGCCCGTCGCACCCAGCAAGGCCGCGCTGGCAGACGTCGACGCCCGCGTCCAGAGCATGGGCGAGCTCGGTTGGGGAACGGCCATCGGCATAGGCATCTTCCAGGTGCTCTCCATGGTGCCGGGCACCTCGCGTTCCGGCTCCACCATCATCGGCGGCCTGTTGCTCGGCTGCTCGCGCACCGTCGCGGCAGAGTTCACATTCTACCTCGCGATCCCCGTCATGGTGGGCGCCTCGGGGCTGCGCCTCGTGAAGTTCTTCCTCAAGGGCAACGCGTTCACGTCCGCAGAGCTCGCCATCCTCGGCGTCGGCTGCCTCGTCGCGTTCGTCGTCTCCATACTGGTCATCAGGTTCCTCATGGGCTTCATCAAGAAGCACGACTTCAAGCCCTTCGGCTGGTACCGCATCGTCCTCGGTGTCGCCGTCGTCGCGTACTTCCTCATCGCCCGCTAG